One genomic segment of Acropora muricata isolate sample 2 unplaced genomic scaffold, ASM3666990v1 scaffold_754, whole genome shotgun sequence includes these proteins:
- the LOC136907728 gene encoding uncharacterized protein produces MPAMSYYMWTQHWPITDLKQIDREARKIVVENGGKHPCGSTSLLYLSRDKGGRGMRSIETEYKETKIKAAANLYQNRDPAMKIVRDFEERAESMEHQALTKEAAAYAKEYGLELQLEYPDPVCVTEEGEVIPGKKVKNILKRHRESRAREEVKEQRWQGKLVTERERDEELSAERCFWWLSDWRTCPTHTIAGMFELYEQLLPTRLYTIHKTRVSDSGNSTCRLCGTAPEGMAHILSACPALAQTKYLARHDAVLKVLFFEIIFDLGLIDSVPPWYSPIKPQSVYETAEVQAYWDVPVYGEYQELRANRVDARIVNNRDKQVIALEMSCPWVSNRGKKTSEKTMKYAPLRWELKQRYPGYEINQCNIILDVLGGWSKDLDDTLQKLVGSKAKGVLKKMQKACLSGTLNIARTFKVII; encoded by the coding sequence ATGCCAGCTATGAGTTACTATATGTGGACTCAGCACTGGCCAATAACAGACCTGAAGCAAATAGACAGAGAGGCCCGCAAAATTGTTGTAGAGAACGGAGGCAAGCATCCCTGTGGCTCAACATCCCTGCTATATCTGTCACGTGATAAAGGTGGGAGGGGGATGCGCTCCATCGAGACAGAGTATAAAGAAACGAAGATTAAAGCAGCGGCCAATCTGTATCAGAACAGAGATCCGGCTATGAAGATAGTACGGGACTTCGAGGAGCGCGCGGAGAGCATGGAGCACCAAGCACTGACAAAGGAAGCGGCGGCGTACGCGAAAGAGTATGGTCTGGAGCTACAGCTTGAATATCCTGATCCAGTCTGTGTCACAGAGGAGGGAGAGGTGATACCTGGGAAAAAGgtaaagaacattctcaagagACATCGAGAATCAAGAGCGCGGGAGGAGGTTAAAGAACAGAGATGGCAAGGAAAGCTGGTAACGGAAAGAGAAAGAGACGAGGAGCTAAGTGCTGAGCGGTGCTTCTGGTGGCTGAGCGACTGGCGAACCTGTccaacacacaccatcgcgggcATGTTTGAGCTGTACGAACAACTATTACCCACACGGTTGTACACCATCCATAAGACACGTGTGAGTGATAGTGGTAATTCGACATGTAGGCTGTGCGGTACAGCGCCAGAGGGCATGGCTCACATTTTATCTGCCTGCCCCGCGCTTGCGCAAACCAAGTACCTCGCAAGACATGACGCCGTCTTGAAGGTCCTCTTCTTCGAGATCATCTTTGACTTGGGCCTGATAGACTCTGTGCCCCCGTGGTATTCTCCCATCAAGCCACAGTCTGTCTATGAAACTGCAGAGGTACAGGCGTACTGGGATGTTCCGGTATATGGAGAGTACCAAGAGCTCAGAGCAAATAGAGTGGAcgctaggatcgttaacaacaGAGATAAGCAAGTGATAGCCTTGGAAATGAGTTGCCCCTGGGTGAGCAACCGTGGTAAGAAAACATCtgagaagaccatgaagtatGCGCCACTCAGATGGGAATTGAAACAGAGATACCCAGGGTACGAGATAAATCAGTGCAATATCATCCTAGATGTACTCGGGGGATGGTCCAAGGACTTAGATGACACCCTACAGAAGCTAGTAGGCAGCAAAGCTAAAGGCGtgctcaagaagatgcagaaggcgTGTCTCTCAGGAACTCTAAATATTGCTCGCACTTTTAAAGTGATAATTTAA